TTATGAGAGATTAGCTTGGAGGTTGCAATTTGTGGATACAAATGATGTGGTTACCTCATTATTAGGGCTCCTGAGTAACAAAGTGAGATATTAGGGGATGTTAGTGCAATTAGTGGAACTATGCATAGTCAAATGCTCTAAATATCATAACTAGTAACCTAATTAGTGGATTGTTACCAAGTTAGTTCTCAAGTTATGATTTATTAGCTCAGAGGTTGCAAATTGTGAGTATAAATGATGTATTTCTCTTCATTAGAAGGAATGTTGAGTGAGTAAATGAGATATTGGAGATTAAGCAACACTAGACATAGTCAAAATCTTTCAAATATCACACCTAGTAACCTAATTAGTGAATGGTTACCAAATTAACTATCTAATTGTGAGACATTTGCTTGGAAGTTGCAAATTGTAAGTAAAAATGACGTGGTTTCCATGTTAGTAAGGCTCTCAAGTAATTAACTGGGATATTAGTACTTTTAGTGATACCAGACATATTCAAATTGTTTCAAATGTCACACCTAGTAACCTTAATAGTGAATGGTTActaaattagttctcaaattatggTAGATTAGCTCAAAGGTTGCAAATTGTAGTACAAATGATGTGGTTCCCTTCATTAGTAGGGTTGTTGGGCGAGAAAATGGGGTATTAAGGATGTTAGTACCATAAGTAACACTAAACACGataaaaatattccatatatcaaacCTAGTAACATAATTACTAAACGATTACCAAATTAGTTCTCAATTTATGAGAGATTAGCATCCGAGCAAGTCCAGGGCCGCACTCCTGACTCGAACATgtgtctcggtgaatcgaaacgagtccaaATCTTGTataatcaccctaacgagtgcctcggtcacccgtaatgatttgcatggaagtcaGTGCACCCAAAAGGGCGCTGAAAAGGGTGATAATAACATTAATGCGTGACTCGGTGCATCTGAACGAGTCCAGCGCCAGACTTCTGACCCAAATCCGTGTCTCATTGAATCGAAACGAATCCATAtattgtgtaatcaccctaacgagtgcctcggtcacccgtaatgatttgcatggaagtcggtgTACCCGAAAGAGCGTTGAGatggtgttaatcacactaatgcgtgactcggtGCATCCGAGCGAGTCTAGAGCGGGACTCCTAACCCGAACCCGTGTCTCAGTGAATCGAGACGAGTCCatatcttgtgtaatcaccccCTAATGAGTGACTCGGTCGCCtgtaatgatttgcatggaagttggtgcacccgaaagagcgtcgaaagggtgttaatcacactaatgcatGACTTGATGCATCCGAACGGGTCTAGCTCGGTACTCCTGACTCAAATGcgtgtctcggtgaatcgaaacgagtccatATCTTGTGTAATCAACCTAACGAGTGCCTCGGTCACCCATAACAatttgcatggaagtcggtgCACATGAAAGAGCGCCGAaagggtgttaatcacactaatgcgtgactcggtGAATCTGAATGAGTCCAGCGTCGGAATTCTGACCCGAACGCGTGTCTCGGTGAATTGAAACGAGTCAaaatcttgtgtaatcaccctaactagtgcctcggtcacccgtaatgatTTGCATAAAAGCCGGTGCACCCGAAAGAGTGCCGAaagggtgttaatcacactaatgcgtgactcggtGCATCCGAACGAGTCTAGCTCGGTACTCTTGACCCAAATGCGAGTCTTGGTGAATCAAAACGAGTCCatatcttgtgtaatcaccctaacaaATGCCTCGGTCACAtgtaatgatttgcatggaagtcggtgCATCCGAAAGAGCACCGAGACGATGTTAATTACACTAATGTGTGACTCGGTGCATCCGAGTGAGTCCAGAGGATACCAAcaaccacaaaaaacatatacactaattgaAGAATAATATATCAgcaacctataaaaaacttaagaatcaatatacctttaaaataaaaactaatatacatatgctactatattaaagtcatacagttctaaataaataaataaattataaaaaatggtaatttaggtaatcaacaatgtaaaatgatTATTTCTCTACAATTTAAAAAATGAGGACATGAGTTTCTTGATGTCTTTATTTTGGGTCATTTTCTataatttctcaaaaaaaaaaaaaaaagtgtgtaaACTGAAAAGGATATTCTCTAAAAAAGaattaagaaaaataagaaagagaACTGGAAAACATGtgatctataaatatatatattttaattttgacTAACTACAAAGTCTCATGGAAATAATTTACATGCAGGGAAATTATTTGATATCTGAAACTACTACTATTTTtatgatatataaatatatatatatatatattagataacTAAACATGAAAGTTAAAAACCCCATTTTCTAAACTtcatttttagtcattttatagTATTTTACCAATAGTACAAGTTTAGCTAACCAAAACATGTTTCATTATTCCAAAATAAAGATGTTAAGTATGAATGTTGACCTAACAACATCTACAAAGTTGTCTTTGTATCACAACCAAACATGCACCAACCCATGAGATCTTTCTCCATATATAACCCAATGCAATTCTCGAAGTCCTCCACAAACTCTAAAGTGCTTTATCCTAAGATATCAAATATCTGTGTGCCTGAAATATCAAATATCTTTAGTTTTGATTTAACACAATGGTCTTCAACAATCGAATCACCTTATTTTTGTTGGCAGTTTTTTCCCTTATGAGCATCGATGTTGGGCTGGCAGCTCGTCATCTTCTACAAGTAACTGGCCCACCATCTCTCCCACAGCCCAACTTGCCACCTTTGCCAACTGGGCTAAATCTTCCCAAGCCCACATTGCCTCCAATGCCTAGCTTACCCATTGGGCCCACTATCCCAAAACTCAGCTTCCCACCTCTGCCAAGTGTAACTTCTTTGCCAAACATCCCCACAATCCCATTCCCAACTACAATGCCTTCAATTCCATTCCTCTCCCCACCACCCTCAACCACTAGTCCTTGAAACTGTACGGTTCCATAAAGTCTTTTAAATGATCGTTATCTTATAGTTGGAAGAGATATTATTTTCATTCTACTTTATGTTCCATATAAgatatgtttgtaattattattttgtAACAAGAAAATGCATGTAAATTTGTTTTATTCTTCTCTGCTTTTGTGTAATGAATGACAATGATTAGTCACTCGTCATGATCGCGTTACCGCGTATAATTAAAATATgccaaaaatcaaaattgttcGGTATCAAAAGTCACATTTATTATATTGTCAAAAGAGCAAGGATACGTGTACCCAAAATAtacactaaaatattatacatagtgatgtggcagtttaatatagccaatcacatttattagaATTGGGACCCACTGATTTAAAAAGCAGTGACATGTCACTATATgtaatatttgggtgcatatttttggtgtacatatcattactcattgtCAAAATGCGGTGACATTTATTCACGAAGTAGCTGatctatttttctaataaattatattataaataaaaggtCCAAATATTTTCCAATGAAATACCAATTCAAACAAACTTAGTtactttaagaaaaaaatattattgaaTCAGTAAAACCACAAAAGATGATTTTGTTACATTTCTTTAAAAAGAAAACTTTAACGAAGTGTGGTTTTTTTTAGTAGGTCATAAACAAAATGATCTTTGCATTCCTATATTGAGAAAAAAGTGAGAGAAAAACATGTAACCATAcctaaataaatttatatatattaaaaaaaaaagagtcacgTACAATTATAGAAAACCAACTCTCAAACAATGTATAGCAAATTTAGGTACATCCAAACACTTGGTTTTTATAATTTTATCTATATCGTTTTTCTATGAACAAACATGATCATGCATCAATTTAAATCATCTTCCACGAACTAATCTGTTTTAATTATTAGTTAGCTCTCTAATTTTTCATAACAATCTTAGTTATAATAATATGACTAATTCATCTCCAACCCCATAATTGGTGACCAATGCAAGTATAAATCTCCAACTATATATATCTCCTATATCTTAAACTCATTTTTCTTCACAAAACAACTTTAAACATTTCAATTTTTTTGAGGTTGGAAGAGCTGAAAGAGACCGAGCTAGCTATGGCCTTCGGTACCTATTTATCCTTGGCTCTCTTAGTGGCTTTCACATTTTCGAGCTTTGGTCCAACCTTAGCAGCTCGTAAACTCCTACAAACAACCTCATTACCAAGTGATTCAACTTCAAGTAGTCTTCCATTTTTACCCTTTTTGCCATACCTTCCCAAGTTGCCAATCCCTTTTTTATCCAATGCACCTGTGGATAACCCTACGGCACAGCCTTCAGTTCCCGGCTTGCCTCAGGCGACTATTTCGGTGACGACAAAAGGCTCTCTTACTTCGCCGGCGACTCTTCCAACTACCACTCCCTCCATTCCATTCCTCTCCACACCAACTGCTACAACCACCAGCCCTTGAAGACTTCTATAATTGTTTACAATTTACTACTTGTTATCTTCAAATGTATTTCTTTACAATAAATTGAGTACTTGGTGATGTGTTTGTTTGAGTACTTGTACGTATAAACTTGATTATCTATTTTATAAGGATATTCATGCATGTATGAATTATTTCAATCATGGCAAATTTGTAGTTACCATGAAAAATTTGGAAACTCATCTACTAAATTGATTTGTAATTCttttgattttaatatttaatctCCCACACTTTGAAATGTTTAATATCATAAAGATAAGCGGAGGGTTTGATGAACTCTTTCAatttatatattaatagttaGAATAATATTACGTATACAAAATTTGTATAAAAACCATAGACGTATTATAATTAGTAACCACTTTTAATCTATTTTGGAATACAATAATCTGCAATAATAcaaaaatagaataaaagaaaaatgtcaTTAAATAACCGGGGTGGGGGAGTTATTATCACAAAGCAATTTGGATagtaaacattttataaataaaatatatttacagtTTGCCTAATATATTTGGTACCAAAAATTATATAGAAAAACAAATAGTATTATTCaacttatttaaatattaaaaaataaaacatttaaaGATGAGAGAAAGTATAAGAAGGGCAACATTCACTGTTATACAGCGCACACTAGTTAACATACGTTCCTTTTTAGCAATTAATCTATGGGTACAAAAGCACCCGTTTGACTATATGCCTTTTTTTAGGGTACAGAAGTTCCATTGTAAATATATTCTTATAAGAGTTTATACTCTTTTGTTATTTTGTCAAATTATATGTttgaaaacaaataattttttagactttgtattttatgaaattattcaaatagaaccctaaattaaattttgatcaaatttttttgagctaaaattacaaataattcaccaaactaacaattcaaaataaaaataaaattattttgtctaacaattgtgttgttatattcaatttttgtcTTTATCAAAATTTGGTTTCAAGgcctatttaaactattttacaaaaagatagaatctaaaaataaatttgttaaaacataaagtccaaacaaataataagataaaacaaatggtctaaaaaaatataaacttattttataatgtttatagGGTAATTCTATGGTATTTTTATTAGAAATGTCAATATCATAGTAgcgctttattatttttaaataacatTTTGAACAATCCATAAAATGCATAGTTTCAAATATATTGATAgattttttctcaaaatatatatatttatatacatatatatatcttttatataaaaagtatgtaaataacgaattttttttattttaacagttTGTTTCGTTAACTGtaatggaatattctaaatattttatggAATATATACTTAaaactaattatatataaatttatgaattatattaatataaattcaaatattataatatatattcaaattcaaatgttataaaatattattattataataatatataatacaaaactaaatatttaataattatattaatataaatttaaatattataaactattattatgacaataataatatataatacataatttctatttttattcaaaaaaattaccatttatatttaaaaatgttgtcatattttatatatatattttaaaaaatcataacaatgtttaatttttttaatatatttatgtaattattttatatataatatttttttatttatttgaaatatatatatgacaataatataaatttaataaaattaattaataaattatgtaaataaaattaaacaaacataaattgcatatatatatatatactagatacaattaACTTGCAATGcaagtttacttagttttatttatagaatttattaattatttttattaaatttatattaatgtcatataaattttaaataaatatcttattttaattaaataatttatttatttttgtttaaatttatatttggtctagtttttgaatttatgagtgacaacaagagattatatattatatgtttaatataatattaaatattatacgtgaattttaaatttaaattttttgctagtttttttaaaaagtaatttgttgctaattgacagtatattatattatatctttaatatgatattattctattacgtgagtttaagtttaattaaattttatttaagttataaaacgtatgattttattatttttaaataattatcattgcaaaatatctcaaaaatatcttattttaatttttctaattatttattttattttacttaagtttaagtatttacaaactaccgttaaatataagaatattctgttaaatatgagaatattccgttaaagttaacattaaaaaaaataaaaaaccgttaaaaccaagaatttccattatctacacacttattatatagaagagatataaacaTATAGTGACCGATGGCACACTCAATGCTTCTAAAAAGTATTTTATGAACTTAATAATATAAACAGTTTTGAAAAATGTAAGGTTGTGCGTCACTGGCGAGAAAAAGATAATTACTACAAAAAAGGTTATTTTTCGATTGCAGTTCTCCTTTTTTATACTTTGGAACATTTAAATCCTGAAAGTTaattttgtatcagttaggtccCCAATTTTTTCAAATCGTATAATTTAGGTCccaaaatgttatttttatttattttttctttcaaaatacaaaataaatagtgaattattcttaaaatatttggacatttaatttatgacaataactgttacacccagatttcgagtcttaagaattgtgatctcgaaagctggatttataaggaatggactcgtaatgtctggaacatgttcgcaacctaggcaccgagca
The Humulus lupulus chromosome 6, drHumLupu1.1, whole genome shotgun sequence DNA segment above includes these coding regions:
- the LOC133784863 gene encoding uncharacterized protein LOC133784863, whose product is MAFGTYLSLALLVAFTFSSFGPTLAARKLLQTTSLPSDSTSSSLPFLPFLPYLPKLPIPFLSNAPVDNPTAQPSVPGLPQATISVTTKGSLTSPATLPTTTPSIPFLSTPTATTTSP